The following proteins are co-located in the Microbacterium sp. SORGH_AS_0888 genome:
- the radA gene encoding DNA repair protein RadA — MAVKKPAPAPFRCTECGWTTAKWVGRCGECQQWGTVVEAAAQTGVLRGFVPVAPSDERAARPITHVTTTDAPRWATGVAEFDRVLGGGVVPGATVLLSGEPGVGKSTLLLEVASRSAHDGRRVLYVSAEESMAQVRLRAERTGALHDELYLASETDLATLVGHVDQVQPGLLIVDSVQTVSSSSSEGLAGHPSQVREVAATLVRIAKERGLSVLMVGHVTKDGQVAGPRLLEHLVDVVCHFEGDRHTALRFVRALKNRFGPTDEVGCFEMTGDGIVEVPDPSGLFLGSGEPVSGTCVAVALEGRRALPVEIQALVVPSATPNPRRIVNGVESSRVAMILAVLERRAGLRLSERDVYVSTVGGVKLSEPAADLAIALAVASASTDRPLPPKVAAFGELSLTGEIRPVAQGAQRRAEATRLGYAELLDSAILDVTSALLRLRVIAPRVG, encoded by the coding sequence ATGGCCGTCAAGAAACCCGCCCCCGCACCGTTCCGCTGCACCGAGTGCGGCTGGACGACGGCGAAGTGGGTCGGACGGTGCGGCGAGTGCCAGCAGTGGGGAACCGTCGTCGAGGCAGCCGCGCAGACCGGCGTGCTGCGGGGCTTCGTGCCCGTCGCGCCGAGCGACGAGCGAGCCGCGCGCCCGATCACGCACGTCACCACCACGGATGCGCCGCGCTGGGCCACCGGCGTCGCCGAGTTCGACCGGGTGCTCGGCGGCGGCGTCGTGCCGGGCGCGACGGTGCTGCTCTCGGGCGAGCCTGGGGTGGGCAAGTCGACGCTGCTGCTCGAGGTCGCCTCGCGGTCGGCGCACGACGGACGAAGGGTGCTGTACGTCAGCGCCGAGGAGTCGATGGCCCAGGTGAGGCTCCGCGCGGAGCGCACGGGCGCGCTGCACGACGAGCTGTACCTCGCGAGCGAGACCGACCTCGCGACCCTCGTGGGACACGTCGACCAGGTTCAGCCGGGGCTTCTCATCGTCGACTCGGTGCAGACCGTCTCGTCCTCGTCGAGCGAGGGGCTCGCAGGGCACCCGAGTCAGGTGCGCGAGGTCGCCGCGACGCTCGTGCGCATCGCCAAGGAACGAGGGCTGTCGGTGCTCATGGTCGGGCACGTCACGAAGGACGGCCAGGTCGCGGGCCCCCGGCTGCTCGAGCACCTCGTCGACGTCGTCTGCCACTTCGAGGGCGATCGCCACACCGCGCTGCGCTTCGTCCGCGCGCTGAAGAACCGCTTCGGACCGACGGACGAGGTCGGCTGCTTCGAGATGACCGGCGACGGCATCGTCGAGGTCCCCGACCCGTCCGGCCTGTTCCTCGGCAGCGGGGAGCCGGTCAGCGGCACCTGCGTCGCGGTGGCGCTGGAGGGCCGGCGGGCGCTTCCGGTCGAGATCCAGGCGCTCGTCGTCCCCTCCGCGACGCCCAACCCGCGCCGGATCGTGAACGGGGTCGAGTCGTCACGGGTCGCGATGATCCTCGCGGTGCTCGAGCGGCGCGCGGGACTGCGGCTGAGCGAGCGCGACGTGTACGTCTCGACGGTCGGCGGGGTGAAGCTCTCCGAGCCCGCCGCCGACCTCGCGATCGCGCTCGCGGTCGCGAGCGCCTCGACCGATCGTCCGCTGCCGCCGAAGGTCGCCGCCTTCGGCGAGCTAAGTCTCACCGGCGAGATCCGCCCGGTCGCGCAAGGGGCCCAGCGCCGTGCCGAGGCGACGCGGCTCGGGTACGCCGAGCTGCTGGACTCCGCGATCCTCGACGTCACGAGCGCGCTGCTGCGCCTGCGGGTCATCGCGCCCCGGGTGGGCTGA
- a CDS encoding sugar ABC transporter ATP-binding protein, producing MSATATDAHVVEMRGITIEFPGVKALSDVDVTLRGGEVHTLMGENGAGKSTLIKALTGVYQTTAGTIRVGGQERTFRSSADAQAAGVSTVYQEVNLCTNLSVGENVMLGQEVRRAGRIDWRATHRVAASHLEALGLRIDTRSTLATHSLAVQQLVAISRAMVAEARVLVLDEPTSSLDRGEVEQLFSVMRSLRDRGVAILFVTHFLDQVYEISDRLTVLRNGTLVGEYLAADLPRGELIAKMIGRELDELEEISRVADREIDRTATPIVRATGLARKGVLEPVDIEVYDGEVVGLAGLLGSGRTELVRLLYGADRADAGATEVRGRQTRLTSPRQAIDQRIAFSSEDRRAEGIIADLTVAENIILGLQAKRGALRRIGRAEQNAIVEEYMSALGVRPANPNALIRNLSGGNQQKVLLARWLATAPQLIVLDEPTRGIDVGAKADIQRKVAELSAQGLGVVFISSELEEVVRIAQRIVVLRDRHKIGELDARAVGVDDLVAMIAQEDPQSAAPVAALAPETMSSPETPENAA from the coding sequence ATGTCAGCAACGGCCACCGACGCCCACGTCGTCGAGATGCGCGGCATCACGATCGAGTTCCCCGGCGTCAAGGCGCTGTCGGATGTCGACGTCACGCTGCGAGGCGGCGAGGTCCACACCCTGATGGGCGAGAACGGCGCGGGCAAGTCCACGCTCATCAAAGCCCTCACCGGCGTGTACCAGACCACGGCGGGCACCATCCGCGTGGGCGGGCAGGAGCGGACCTTCCGCTCGTCCGCGGACGCGCAGGCCGCCGGGGTCTCGACCGTCTACCAAGAGGTCAACCTCTGCACGAACCTGTCCGTGGGCGAGAACGTGATGCTCGGCCAGGAGGTGCGCCGCGCCGGCCGCATCGACTGGCGTGCGACGCATCGCGTGGCCGCCTCGCATCTGGAGGCCCTCGGGCTGCGGATCGACACGCGGTCCACCCTCGCGACGCACTCGCTCGCCGTGCAGCAGCTCGTCGCCATCAGCCGGGCGATGGTCGCGGAGGCTCGCGTGCTCGTGCTGGACGAGCCGACCTCCAGCCTGGATCGGGGCGAGGTGGAGCAGCTGTTCTCCGTCATGCGCAGCCTGCGCGACCGTGGCGTCGCCATCCTGTTCGTCACCCACTTCCTCGACCAGGTGTACGAGATCTCGGACCGCCTCACGGTTCTGCGCAACGGCACGCTCGTCGGGGAGTACCTCGCCGCAGATCTGCCGCGGGGCGAGCTGATCGCCAAGATGATCGGACGCGAGCTCGACGAGCTCGAGGAGATCTCTCGTGTCGCGGACCGCGAGATCGACCGCACTGCGACGCCCATCGTGCGGGCGACGGGGCTGGCACGCAAGGGCGTGCTCGAGCCGGTCGACATCGAGGTGTACGACGGCGAGGTCGTGGGCCTTGCCGGTCTCCTCGGCTCGGGCCGCACCGAGCTCGTCCGCCTCCTCTACGGCGCCGACCGAGCGGATGCGGGAGCCACCGAGGTGCGCGGAAGGCAGACCCGGCTCACCAGCCCGCGCCAGGCGATCGATCAGCGCATCGCGTTCTCCTCGGAGGACCGCCGCGCCGAGGGGATCATCGCCGACCTGACCGTCGCGGAGAACATCATCCTCGGCCTGCAGGCCAAGCGCGGCGCCCTGCGGCGCATCGGGCGAGCCGAGCAGAACGCGATCGTCGAGGAGTACATGTCGGCGCTGGGGGTGCGTCCGGCGAATCCGAACGCCCTCATCCGCAATCTCTCCGGCGGCAACCAGCAGAAGGTGCTCCTGGCCCGCTGGCTCGCCACGGCGCCCCAGCTGATCGTGCTGGACGAGCCGACCCGCGGCATCGACGTGGGCGCGAAGGCCGACATCCAGCGCAAGGTCGCAGAGCTGTCGGCGCAGGGACTGGGCGTGGTGTTCATCTCGTCCGAGCTGGAGGAGGTCGTGCGCATCGCGCAGCGTATCGTCGTCCTGCGCGATCGCCATAAGATCGGCGAACTGGACGCGCGTGCCGTCGGCGTCGACGACCTCGTGGCCATGATCGCCCAGGAAGACCCGCAGTCGGCGGCACCCGTCGCTGCGCTCGCCCCCGAGACGATGTCGTCTCCCGAGACGCCGGAGAACGCGGCATGA
- a CDS encoding amidohydrolase family protein: MTDVVSELSGIRLWDGEEDRGVVTLSWSDGRLQAVDAVDRDTAAEPELSVIPGLIDTHVHLDASAVPSPVDWMTWPLITPASERSLHVLAHARNAAAAGVTTLRDLSGSEVQLSAARALATGVVAGPRLLVHGAVGMTAGHGDLFIPPHYPHRAPVADSPDECRKLVRQWARQGADGIKIFTSGGVLSIGDRVGWRNQTPAEIAATVDEAHALGMLVAAHTHSAEGVDIALEFEVDSIEHGTGILERHWPVLIERNIPVAPTLMINDAIADRRIPVSEDAAEKARAVVIERDANFVGAAAAGVRFVLGTDANGVMVRFGDQLEELRLMRTAFDWTAERTLRSGTSDAADAIRLGDVAGRLRPGLAADFIVLRGRPWEDIDALTSDNIVAVVARGEVVRGALPA, translated from the coding sequence ATGACGGATGTCGTGAGCGAGCTGTCCGGGATCCGCCTCTGGGACGGCGAGGAGGACCGCGGGGTGGTCACCCTCTCGTGGTCGGACGGACGGCTCCAGGCGGTCGACGCGGTCGACCGGGACACGGCGGCGGAGCCGGAGCTCAGCGTCATCCCCGGCCTCATCGACACGCACGTGCACCTCGATGCGTCGGCCGTTCCCTCGCCGGTGGACTGGATGACCTGGCCGCTCATCACGCCCGCCTCCGAGCGCTCGCTGCACGTTCTCGCGCACGCGCGCAACGCTGCCGCGGCCGGGGTCACGACCCTCCGCGATCTGTCCGGCAGCGAGGTGCAGCTCTCCGCCGCCCGCGCGCTCGCCACCGGCGTCGTCGCGGGACCGCGCCTGCTCGTGCACGGCGCGGTCGGGATGACCGCCGGCCACGGCGACCTCTTCATCCCCCCGCACTACCCGCATCGCGCGCCCGTCGCGGACTCGCCCGACGAGTGCCGCAAGCTCGTGCGCCAATGGGCGAGGCAGGGTGCGGACGGCATCAAGATCTTCACGAGCGGCGGTGTCCTCTCGATCGGCGACCGCGTGGGCTGGCGCAACCAGACCCCGGCCGAGATCGCGGCCACCGTCGACGAGGCCCACGCCCTCGGAATGCTCGTCGCCGCCCACACCCACTCCGCGGAGGGGGTCGACATCGCCCTCGAGTTCGAGGTGGACTCGATCGAGCACGGGACCGGGATCCTCGAGCGGCATTGGCCCGTGCTCATCGAGCGCAACATCCCTGTCGCCCCGACACTCATGATCAACGACGCGATCGCCGACCGGCGGATCCCGGTCAGCGAGGACGCCGCGGAGAAGGCCCGCGCCGTCGTCATCGAACGCGATGCGAACTTCGTCGGCGCCGCTGCCGCGGGCGTCCGGTTCGTGCTCGGCACGGATGCGAACGGCGTCATGGTCCGCTTCGGTGACCAGCTCGAGGAGCTGCGGCTCATGCGCACGGCATTCGACTGGACCGCGGAGCGCACCCTGCGTTCGGGCACGTCCGACGCCGCCGACGCGATCCGCCTCGGGGATGTCGCGGGCCGCCTGCGTCCGGGGCTCGCCGCCGACTTCATCGTGCTGCGCGGACGCCCCTGGGAGGACATCGACGCGCTCACCTCCGACAACATCGTCGCCGTCGTCGCGCGCGGCGAGGTCGTCCGGGGCGCGCTGCCCGCCTGA
- a CDS encoding amidohydrolase — protein MSAFLLTADIVVPMTPGREILTDAGVAIEGDTIVAVGPTAELVARHPGAARRHLPHHVLMPGLVNAHHHSGLLRGTAEHLPVWEWLRLHIDPMHRVLQPEDAEAAAWLCYAEGLLSGTTTVVDMWRYMDGAARAADALGNRLVTVNYVGEHPDYDYFDTLDDNERILRDWSGHDRVMPWVGLEHPFYADEAGQRRAIAMAQRYDTGLYTHCSESELDVQIFAERTGARPMIALDRLGFFDTPRTMIAHAVWLDADEIDLMSRRGVSVSHNPVSNMKLASGFAPVAELLAAGVAVGLGTDGEKENNNLDMFEEMKVASLMGKLRSMDAAAMDSWQVLEMATTGGARAIRQEHRLGSLETGKQADVVAVRTDTPRMTPLIPSGAYANIHHNLVHAVRGGDVDLTMVAGHIVVDGGELRSADMDGIIAAARARVPELFARRSAYLDSIEEPTGLFGSPGTGSSR, from the coding sequence ATGAGCGCCTTCCTCCTCACCGCCGACATCGTCGTGCCGATGACCCCGGGTCGCGAGATCCTCACCGACGCGGGTGTCGCGATCGAGGGCGACACGATCGTGGCCGTCGGCCCGACCGCCGAGCTCGTCGCGCGCCATCCGGGCGCCGCGCGACGCCACCTGCCGCACCACGTGCTCATGCCGGGGCTCGTCAACGCCCACCACCATTCCGGCCTGCTGCGGGGCACGGCCGAGCATCTCCCGGTGTGGGAGTGGCTCCGCCTGCACATCGACCCGATGCACCGCGTGCTGCAGCCGGAGGACGCGGAGGCGGCGGCCTGGCTCTGCTACGCCGAGGGGCTGCTCTCGGGAACCACCACGGTCGTGGACATGTGGCGCTACATGGACGGCGCCGCCCGCGCCGCGGACGCGCTCGGCAACCGGCTCGTCACGGTCAACTACGTCGGCGAGCACCCCGACTACGACTACTTCGACACGCTCGACGACAACGAGCGGATCCTGCGGGACTGGTCCGGGCACGACCGCGTCATGCCGTGGGTCGGACTCGAGCACCCCTTCTACGCGGATGAGGCGGGCCAGCGCCGCGCGATCGCGATGGCGCAGCGGTACGACACCGGCCTGTACACGCACTGCAGCGAGTCCGAGCTCGACGTGCAGATCTTCGCCGAGCGCACCGGCGCCCGCCCCATGATCGCCCTGGACCGTCTCGGGTTCTTCGACACGCCCCGCACGATGATCGCGCACGCGGTGTGGCTGGATGCCGACGAGATCGACCTGATGTCCCGCCGCGGGGTCAGCGTCTCGCACAACCCCGTCAGCAACATGAAGCTCGCGAGCGGCTTCGCCCCGGTCGCCGAGCTGCTGGCCGCGGGCGTGGCCGTCGGCCTCGGCACGGACGGCGAGAAGGAGAACAACAACCTGGACATGTTCGAGGAGATGAAGGTCGCCTCGCTCATGGGCAAGCTGCGCTCGATGGATGCGGCCGCGATGGACTCGTGGCAGGTGCTCGAGATGGCGACGACCGGTGGTGCGCGCGCCATCCGCCAGGAGCACCGCCTGGGCTCGCTGGAGACGGGCAAGCAGGCCGATGTGGTCGCCGTGCGCACCGACACCCCGCGCATGACGCCGCTCATTCCGTCCGGGGCATATGCCAACATCCACCACAATCTGGTGCACGCCGTGCGCGGCGGAGACGTCGATCTCACGATGGTCGCCGGCCACATCGTCGTCGACGGCGGCGAGCTGCGCTCGGCGGACATGGACGGGATCATCGCGGCGGCGCGGGCGCGCGTCCCGGAGCTGTTCGCCCGCCGCTCGGCGTACCTCGACTCGATCGAGGAGCCCACGGGCCTGTTCGGATCCCCGGGGACGGGCTCCTCGCGCTAG
- a CDS encoding PPC domain-containing DNA-binding protein, translating to MRSHVARTGRRILVALEPGDEVLGSIAAACRAHEIAQAVVVTFSGAFRWADLIAGDHEPDDPEAPSAEVTRVSYTEGVGSGTITSENGEHVVHIHVALGEKSRSGAAVAGHLLRAETHYVVEIALDEILAPAMLRRPHPGSSGVGILTFAESQNGPQA from the coding sequence ATGCGTTCACATGTCGCACGCACCGGAAGGCGCATCCTCGTCGCCCTGGAGCCCGGAGACGAGGTGCTCGGCTCGATCGCTGCCGCCTGCCGCGCGCACGAGATCGCGCAGGCGGTCGTCGTGACCTTCAGCGGAGCGTTCCGGTGGGCCGACCTGATCGCCGGCGATCACGAGCCCGACGACCCCGAGGCACCGTCGGCCGAGGTCACCCGCGTCTCCTACACCGAGGGCGTGGGGTCCGGGACGATCACGAGCGAGAACGGCGAGCACGTCGTGCACATCCACGTCGCGCTCGGCGAGAAGAGCCGCTCCGGCGCCGCCGTGGCCGGTCATCTGCTGCGCGCCGAGACGCACTACGTCGTGGAGATCGCCCTCGACGAGATCCTCGCGCCCGCGATGCTCCGACGCCCGCACCCCGGCAGCAGCGGGGTCGGCATCCTCACGTTCGCCGAGAGCCAGAACGGACCCCAGGCATGA
- a CDS encoding sugar ABC transporter ATP-binding protein translates to MDSTVAPVVEIRGATVRFVSETALDSVDLRLRPGEVHSLMGENGAGKSTLIRALTGVRPLDEGSILIDGVPTRFSSPADALRAGISTVYQEIDLLPNLTVAENICLGREPRRLGLIDVRRMRQVAADALRSLGVEVDPASLLGTHPLAVQQLVAIARAISADVKVLVLDEPTSSLDADEVAELFRVIRELKARGVAILFVSHFLDQVYEICDRVTVLRSGRLVGEYLTRELLRIDLVEKMLGRRMEQLDTVHPPAWEESTATSALSARGLTVGTGVVNADLDLAEGEVLGVAGLLGSGRTELARALTGIDRPDAGALRLHGRAVRFTGPRSAMRLGVVYSSENRRTDGIIGELSVLDNITLALQAQRGILHRISAARRRELAASWVEALHIRPADVNRPAATLSGGNQQKVLLARLLALAPGVVVLDEPTRGIDVGAKVDVQNLVGDFAENGLAVVFISAELEEVLRVSHRVAVMRDGRIADVRTAAELSPDSLLVLVAQGEEDVDG, encoded by the coding sequence ATGGACAGCACGGTCGCTCCGGTCGTAGAGATACGAGGAGCGACCGTGCGCTTCGTCTCGGAGACGGCCCTCGACAGCGTCGACCTGCGGCTGCGGCCGGGCGAGGTGCACTCGCTCATGGGCGAGAACGGTGCGGGCAAGTCGACCCTGATCCGGGCGCTCACGGGCGTGCGGCCGCTCGACGAGGGCAGCATCCTGATCGACGGCGTGCCGACACGGTTCTCCTCCCCCGCCGATGCGCTGCGTGCGGGGATCTCGACCGTGTACCAGGAGATCGATCTCCTGCCGAACCTCACGGTCGCCGAGAACATCTGTCTGGGTCGGGAGCCCCGGCGACTCGGCCTGATCGACGTGCGCCGGATGCGTCAGGTCGCCGCCGACGCGTTGCGTTCGCTCGGCGTCGAGGTCGACCCGGCATCGCTTCTCGGCACGCATCCGCTGGCGGTCCAACAGCTGGTCGCGATCGCCCGCGCGATCTCGGCGGACGTGAAGGTGCTCGTGCTGGACGAGCCGACCTCGAGCCTCGATGCCGACGAGGTCGCGGAGCTCTTCCGTGTCATCCGCGAGCTGAAGGCGCGCGGCGTCGCGATCCTGTTCGTCTCCCACTTCCTCGACCAGGTGTACGAGATCTGCGACCGGGTCACCGTTCTCCGCAGCGGGCGTCTCGTAGGCGAGTACCTGACCCGCGAGCTGTTGCGGATCGACCTGGTCGAGAAGATGCTCGGACGTCGCATGGAGCAGCTCGACACCGTCCATCCGCCCGCGTGGGAGGAGAGCACGGCGACCTCCGCGTTGTCGGCGCGGGGACTGACGGTCGGGACAGGGGTGGTGAACGCGGACCTCGACCTCGCGGAGGGCGAGGTGCTCGGGGTCGCCGGCCTGCTCGGGTCTGGGCGCACCGAGCTCGCCCGCGCGCTGACCGGCATCGATCGCCCCGACGCCGGGGCGCTGCGACTCCACGGGCGCGCCGTCCGGTTCACCGGCCCGCGGAGCGCGATGCGCCTCGGCGTCGTCTACTCGTCCGAGAACCGGCGCACCGATGGCATCATCGGCGAGCTCAGCGTGCTCGACAACATCACGCTCGCGCTCCAGGCGCAGCGCGGCATCCTGCACCGGATCAGCGCGGCGCGACGCCGCGAGCTCGCGGCCAGCTGGGTCGAGGCGCTCCACATCCGGCCGGCCGACGTCAACCGCCCGGCCGCGACGCTCTCCGGCGGCAACCAGCAGAAGGTCCTGCTGGCACGCCTGCTGGCACTCGCGCCGGGTGTGGTCGTGCTCGACGAGCCGACGCGTGGCATCGACGTGGGCGCCAAGGTCGACGTGCAGAACCTCGTGGGCGACTTCGCCGAGAACGGTCTGGCGGTGGTGTTCATCTCGGCCGAGCTCGAGGAGGTGCTGCGGGTCAGTCACCGCGTGGCGGTCATGCGCGATGGACGCATCGCCGATGTGCGCACGGCAGCCGAGCTGAGCCCGGACTCGCTGCTCGTGCTGGTGGCGCAGGGCGAAGAGGATGTCGATGGCTGA
- a CDS encoding ABC transporter permease: MKKILKHRLVWPIAALIVLIAINTVARPSFIGITVQDGQLYGPLIDILRNSAPLMLVALGMTIVIATRGIDLSVGAIMAVSGSVALTFIAASDDPSGPATVAIAISLGVLVSLVLGLWNGFLVSVVGVQPIIATLVLMLAGRGIALLITGGFITTINSDPYKFMAQGYVLGLPFAFYVSLAAVALIAVIERRTALGMLTEAVGINPEASRLAGVRARGIIWGAYALSGLLAGFAGILYSSNIMAADANSAGLYIELDAILAVVLGGTSLMGGKFSIAGTVVGVFTIQTLKSTITFLGVPPAVSPLFLAIVVVVVVLVQSPRSRDYLARASRRIQKPSRSQMEVAR, from the coding sequence ATGAAGAAGATCCTGAAGCATCGGCTGGTCTGGCCGATCGCCGCTCTGATCGTGCTGATCGCGATCAACACCGTGGCGCGTCCGTCCTTCATCGGCATCACGGTGCAGGACGGCCAGCTCTACGGTCCCCTCATCGACATCCTGCGCAACAGCGCCCCGCTCATGCTGGTGGCCCTCGGCATGACGATCGTCATCGCGACGCGGGGCATCGACCTGTCGGTGGGCGCGATCATGGCGGTGTCGGGCTCCGTCGCGCTCACCTTCATCGCCGCCTCGGACGACCCGAGCGGCCCGGCCACTGTCGCCATCGCGATCTCGCTCGGCGTGCTGGTCTCGCTCGTGCTCGGCCTGTGGAACGGCTTCCTCGTCTCGGTCGTGGGGGTGCAGCCGATCATCGCGACGCTCGTGCTGATGCTCGCCGGACGCGGCATCGCGCTGCTCATCACGGGCGGCTTCATCACGACGATCAACAGCGACCCCTACAAGTTCATGGCGCAGGGGTACGTGCTCGGGCTCCCGTTCGCGTTCTACGTCTCGCTCGCCGCCGTGGCTCTCATCGCCGTGATCGAGCGGCGGACCGCCCTCGGGATGCTGACGGAGGCCGTCGGCATCAATCCGGAGGCGAGCCGCCTGGCCGGCGTGCGGGCGCGGGGCATCATCTGGGGCGCCTATGCCCTGAGCGGCCTGCTCGCGGGTTTCGCCGGAATCCTCTACAGCTCGAACATCATGGCCGCCGACGCGAACTCCGCGGGCCTGTACATCGAGCTCGATGCGATCCTCGCGGTCGTGCTCGGCGGGACATCGCTCATGGGCGGCAAGTTCTCGATCGCCGGGACCGTGGTGGGCGTCTTCACGATCCAGACCCTGAAGTCCACCATCACCTTCCTCGGCGTTCCCCCGGCGGTCAGCCCGCTGTTCCTCGCGATCGTCGTCGTGGTGGTCGTGCTCGTCCAGTCGCCGCGGTCGCGCGACTACCTCGCGCGGGCCAGCCGGCGCATCCAGAAGCCGTCACGATCCCAGATGGAGGTGGCCCGATGA
- a CDS encoding dehydrogenase: MAKKKRPGVELEFRNTALSDALQTQDMAAVAFALRHGPTVVPLLRAGARDNPLDRGEVWTYRDPATGQIALLLFSDAVHKPEALPAAVALQDPEWLRQFLVTHGERITTVFFDIAGPHPMQATPADLLAALTLES; encoded by the coding sequence ATGGCGAAGAAGAAGCGGCCGGGGGTCGAGCTGGAGTTCCGCAACACCGCGCTGAGCGACGCCCTGCAGACGCAGGACATGGCCGCGGTCGCGTTCGCGCTTCGCCACGGTCCGACCGTCGTCCCGCTCCTGCGCGCCGGCGCGCGCGACAACCCGCTCGATCGGGGCGAGGTGTGGACCTATCGCGATCCCGCGACCGGGCAGATCGCCCTCCTGCTGTTCAGCGACGCGGTGCACAAGCCGGAGGCGCTGCCCGCCGCGGTCGCTCTCCAGGACCCGGAGTGGCTGCGTCAGTTCCTCGTGACGCACGGCGAGCGGATCACGACCGTGTTCTTCGACATCGCGGGTCCGCATCCGATGCAGGCGACCCCCGCCGACCTGCTCGCGGCACTCACGCTCGAGTCCTGA
- a CDS encoding GntR family transcriptional regulator, whose product MSYIPLPRPRQDPAHTRLQHELLRFVRDAAAAHAPLPGELELTARLGCSRQQLRNAMSELERQGILRRRQGAVTTVDPIALRMSVRLEEQYEHSELLDRLGFRSDVDVLGSEVTELPASVSALMELPAATRGIGIRKRWRADGAVAMVAHDVVPIAGDVEFDPEESVFTIAARVWGEPVIWEVSTPGVAALDASLAELFERPVGTPVMTLEFVGIGASGRRLLYSIEHHDPDVVSYSLVRTVRPPWNA is encoded by the coding sequence ATGTCCTACATCCCGCTGCCCCGTCCGAGACAGGATCCGGCCCACACGCGCCTGCAGCACGAGCTGCTGCGCTTCGTGCGCGACGCGGCGGCCGCCCACGCGCCCCTGCCGGGCGAGCTCGAGCTGACCGCCCGGCTGGGCTGTTCCCGTCAGCAGCTGCGCAACGCCATGTCGGAGCTGGAGCGACAGGGCATCCTCCGACGGCGCCAGGGCGCCGTCACGACGGTGGATCCGATCGCGCTGCGCATGAGCGTCCGGCTCGAGGAGCAGTACGAGCACAGCGAGCTGCTGGACCGGCTGGGGTTCCGCTCCGACGTCGACGTGCTCGGATCGGAGGTGACCGAGCTTCCGGCGAGCGTCTCCGCCCTGATGGAGCTTCCCGCCGCGACGCGGGGCATCGGCATCCGCAAGCGATGGCGTGCGGACGGCGCGGTGGCGATGGTCGCGCACGACGTGGTGCCGATCGCGGGCGACGTCGAGTTCGACCCGGAGGAGTCGGTCTTCACGATCGCGGCACGCGTGTGGGGCGAGCCCGTGATCTGGGAGGTGTCCACTCCGGGGGTCGCGGCCCTGGACGCGTCGCTGGCCGAGCTGTTCGAGCGCCCGGTGGGAACCCCCGTCATGACGCTCGAGTTCGTCGGCATCGGGGCGAGCGGACGGCGCCTGCTGTACAGCATCGAGCACCACGACCCGGATGTGGTGTCGTACTCGCTCGTGCGCACGGTGCGGCCGCCCTGGAACGCCTGA
- a CDS encoding ABC transporter substrate-binding protein, whose amino-acid sequence MKIKTLLAGVAMLGALALTATGCAGSGDKAGGDKPITVGFAQTGSESGWRAANTESMKKAFSAENGFDLVFNAADNKQEAQIAAVRSFINQGVDAIVIAPITVDGWDDVLKEAKDANIPVILEDRTVSASPDLYASWVGLDFTQEGKTAGEWVKKNFDGKGANLVVLEGTTGSSAALDRSTGFNDAIKGTDIKVLDSQTGDFTRDGGKKVMEGYLQKYGKSINVLFAQNDDMGLGALDAIKAAGLTPGVDIQIVTIDAVKDGMTALSKGEFNYIVECNPLLGDKAAELVKAVLAGDTVEKKTIVADQSFDQEQAAKVLDSRPY is encoded by the coding sequence ATGAAGATCAAGACCCTGCTCGCCGGCGTGGCGATGCTCGGAGCGCTCGCGCTGACCGCGACCGGCTGCGCCGGCTCCGGCGACAAGGCGGGCGGCGACAAGCCGATCACGGTCGGATTCGCCCAGACCGGCTCGGAGTCGGGCTGGCGCGCGGCCAACACCGAGTCGATGAAGAAGGCGTTCTCGGCGGAGAACGGCTTCGACCTCGTCTTCAACGCGGCCGACAACAAGCAGGAGGCGCAGATCGCCGCGGTGCGCAGCTTCATCAACCAGGGCGTCGACGCCATCGTCATCGCCCCGATCACCGTCGACGGCTGGGACGACGTGCTCAAGGAGGCGAAGGACGCCAACATCCCGGTGATCCTCGAGGACCGCACGGTCAGCGCCAGCCCCGACCTGTACGCCTCATGGGTCGGCCTGGACTTCACCCAGGAGGGCAAGACAGCCGGCGAGTGGGTGAAGAAGAACTTCGACGGGAAGGGCGCGAACCTCGTCGTGCTGGAGGGAACCACCGGCTCCTCCGCGGCGCTGGACCGCTCGACGGGCTTCAACGACGCGATCAAGGGCACCGACATCAAGGTCCTCGACTCGCAGACCGGCGACTTCACCCGCGACGGCGGCAAGAAGGTCATGGAAGGCTACCTGCAGAAGTACGGCAAGTCGATCAACGTGCTCTTCGCACAGAACGACGACATGGGGCTCGGGGCGCTCGACGCCATCAAGGCGGCCGGCCTCACCCCGGGCGTCGACATCCAGATCGTGACGATCGACGCGGTCAAGGACGGCATGACGGCCCTGTCCAAGGGCGAGTTCAACTACATCGTCGAGTGCAACCCGCTGCTCGGCGACAAGGCGGCGGAGCTCGTGAAGGCGGTCCTGGCCGGCGACACGGTCGAGAAGAAGACCATCGTCGCCGACCAGTCCTTCGACCAGGAGCAGGCCGCGAAGGTCCTGGACTCCCGTCCCTACTGA